Below is a genomic region from Veillonellales bacterium.
CTAAGTGAATTGCATCCCGGATCGCTAAAGTGTAAATTAAAGGGCTTACTGTGCAATGCTGCCGCCGCTTCAATAAAGTCCTGCATTTGTTCGGCATTCTGGAATGCGGCCAAGCCATGCCATTGTGTTTCCGGATAAGGACGTACTTTAAGTTCAACTTCGGTGACAATACCTAATGTTCCCTCAGAAGCCGCAAGCCAGGATACCGGAGGATCGCTGCTTTCATCCAGTTGCCTGACACTGCCGTCAGGCAGCACCACCTGAGCCGAAATGACTTGCTCCCTTACCGAACCGTATTTTAAACTGCCTATTCCATACCCCATCATAACCAGCCAGCCGCCAATAGTAGCCGATTGTGCACTGCTTGGATACGAGCAGGCGGCCAGCCCCAGCCGGTTAAGCTGCCGTTCCAATTTCCACCAAGGCATACCTGCCCCAACCCGGACAACTTTATTATTTGCATCGACAGCTGCCAGGCTGTTTATGCCATTCATGTCAAGGATAATGCCCTTGCGTGTACAAACAGCATTAAAATAAACAGTCGATCCTCCGGCGCGTGTTGTTATTGCTATGCCCCGTTCATTGGCTAGTTTAACGACCCAGGCGACTTCTTCGACGCTTTGCGGCCTAATAATAATATCTGGCTGTGTATCCGCCAGAGGCTTGGCTAAAAAACCGGGAATAGGCGCTAAATCCCGCTGATAAAAACTGAGTTCGAATTCTTCAGTCGTGGCGCGGTCGCCAAAGGTATTCTTTAATTGTTCAACTGTTTGCGCATCCATGCATTTCCTCCTTCCTTACGACATTAGAATAGTCTGTCTCTGCGGGTACCATTGTCGTCGGCGCTATTCGAAAGCGTCAAGCGCTTTCACAATTTTCGTAGACAAATAAGCCATCGACGGCGACCCGCCAAAAGCTACTGCTACCGCTGCCGCTTCCAAAACCTCTTCCCGGCTGGCTCCTTCTGCTAAGGCATTTTTTACATGAATATTCATACAGTACTCGCAGCGTACGGCAAGAGCAATGCCGACGCCGATCAGTTCCTTATATTTGCGTTCCAGTTCCCCTTCCACATAGGCCGCCTGATCCATGTGGACAAATGCGGCCATAAGTTCAGGACTTTCCTCTTGTAATAGGCTCATTCCCTCTTGCAGCTCACTCATTAACTCCATGCTGTCTCCTGCCATTTATATCCCCTGCCTTTTGATTTTATTGAACACGCAGCCTATAGTTAAATGAAAATTTTATGCGGTTGTTCTATCAGTTTAATAAGCAGCGCCAAAAACTCAGCCGCCGGAGCCCCGTCGATAACTCTATGGTCAAAAGAAAGCGAAAGCCCCATAATAGGTCTGATAACAATCTGATCAGCGACTGCAACGGGTTTCCTCACTGTCCGGCCAACACCTAAAATAGCTGACTCAGGTTGATTGATAATCGGTGTGAAATAATCAACCGATCCATAGCCTCCCAAATTTGTTACGGTAAAACTGCCCCCTGTCATTTCTACCGGGTCAAGCTTATTTCTCCGCGCCGATTTGGCAAAATTCTTAATCTCTTTACTTACCTCGGCTAAGCTCTTCTTATTGGCGTTCTTCACGACCGGGACGACCAGGCCGTCCGGAATAGCAATGGCAACCCCAATATTGATGTCCTGCAATATCAATATTTCATCACCATTTAATGTAGCGTTAATCTTGGGATGAACTTCCAGGGCTCTGGCAGCCGCTTTAACCACTATATCAGTCACCGAGATTTTTTCGGTTTCTTTGACATCGGCGTTAATTGTAGCGCGCAAAGTCTGTATGGCGGTTAAATCAACCCCCACATGATGCGTGACTTTAGGTGCCGTCTTCCAGCTGTTGGCCATATTCTCGCCAATTACTTGGCGCATCCCTTCATAAGGAAGCACTTCAATCGTTGCACGACTATCCTTAGCGGCACTCTTTTCAGTTATCGCCTGTTCAATATCTTCCTTGACAATTCTCCCCTCAGGTCCTGAGCCGGCAAGCTGACTATAGTCAATTTCGTTTGCTTCAGCCAGCGCACGCGCTGCCGGTGAAATTTTAACTTTTGCGCCTGGTACAGCAGCTGATGCGGCCATTGCCACTTTGCCTGCCGCTGTTTTAGCCGCTGCCGGAGTTGTTTTTACCGTATTATTAGCCGCAATGATCTGGCTAATATCTTCACCGGCACTGCCAATAATGCCTAAGAGCCCGCCGACCGGCAATTTAGCTTTTTTATTCGCAATAATCTTAAGCAGCGTCCCCTCGACCGGAGCCTCGATTTTATTAGAAATTTTGTCGGTCATGACTTCAAGCAGATCTTCGCCCTTTTTAACGCTGTCGCCCTCATTTTTCAGCCATTTCCCCACAATGCCTTCCTTCATTGACAAACCTAGTTTTGGCATATTAACTGCTGTCGCCATCATTGTCCTCCTCTTGACTGTAATATCAATTGCCTTTTATGTTGTAGCCTCGTGCAACCGCTGCTGTAAGTGCAGCAGCGGCGTCGATCACCCTGGGACCGTCAAAAGTCAATTTTATCTGCACTTTCTCGTCCGGACGAACTTCAATTTCCCGCTCGCCGTCTAAGGCAATCACACAGGCTTCACTCAATTCAACAACTTCGCCAATTCCGATATACCTATATTTTTGAACAGGTACACATTCAATTAATCCCGGCGCAATCGGGGCGCGTATTTGCAAATTGCCCGCTCCGATCTCAATATCAGCACCTCTGGCCTCACCGGGGCCGACTGGCACCAAATTGCCTGGAATTGAGGATATTCCTATATTATGCGGCTCGCCGCGCGTTACTAAAATTCGCCTTATCTTGGCAACATCCCAAACCGCGCGCGAGCCAATAAAGGAATCCTTAAGAATAACTGCATCAACAATAGCGCAATCTAGCGGCTGACCATTTTTATAGATAACTAATTTCTTGCTTGGCTTTATCGCCGGCTCTCCTGCTACAATTCCCTCGGCGATTACTGCCGCCGCCATACCGGCAATTGTCCCTTCAATTAAATTAGGAAAAACATTATTGGTTCCTGTGGAAATAGGAAGAATGGGTACATCCCGGCAGCCTTTTGCCACTAATCGGTTGGTTCCATCACCACCCAGCGTTATTATGCAGTCAACCCCGCTGTTGGCCATAGCTTCGGCGGCATTACAGCTATCCACTTGTGTCCCTGTAACACAAATATCGGCGGCAGCGAATTCCATATCAGGGCTGTGCCGGCTGCAGATGTTTGCCAGCGCACCGGCAATAATCCCATAATACTCCGGCATATATGTTACCTTCGTCACCCCGGTTGCAGCCAAACTTAAAATAAGCCGTCGAACAATATTAACTTTTTCAAGGTTGTCAACAACAGTTCCATAGGCCACCAGCCGCCGGATATCTTTACCTGATGCCGGATTAGCGATGATACCAACATGTCCCATGCTTCCCGTTTCCCGCCTTTATCGTTAGTTAAAACAAACTTTTTACCGCGTCTATAATCTTTTCTTCGCTCGGAATAACGCTATTTTCCAATACCGGACTAAAGGGAATTGGTGTAAACGGCATAGCCACCCGTTTAATCGGCCCATCCAAAAGATCAAGTCCCTCTTCCGCAACAATCGCTGCAATTTCTCCCCCAAATCCGCCCGTCTTAACCGCCTCATGGACAATCACCAATTTCCCGGTTTTAGCCACAGACTTTAAGATACTCTCCGTATCAAGGGGTATAAGTGTACGCGGATCAAGCACTTCGGCGGCTATACCTTCCTGGGCAAGAGCTTCGGCTGCCGCCAGTGCCTTATGAACCATCCAGGACCACGCCACAATCGTAACGTCAGAGCCTGCTTGCTTTATGTCGGCCTTCCCCAGCGGAACTGTATACTCACCTTCGGGCACTTCCCCCTTAAAACCAAGCAGCTGTTTGTGCTCAATGTACACAACCGGATTATCATCGCGAACAGCAGCCGCCATCAAGCCTTTAGCATCTGCCGGGGTAGACGGCATAACTGTTTTGATTCCGGGAATATGAGTAAACCAAGCCTCCATCGACTGGGAATGCTGCGCGGCAGCCCCCATACCCGCGCCGCAAGGAGTACGTAATACCATGGGTATCGTAGCTTTACCGCCAAACATGTATCGCATTTTTGCAGCCTGATTGAACAGCTCATCCATGCAAACACCCATAAAGTCAACAAACATGATTTCGGCAATCGGACGCAAACCGGCTGCGGCCGCACCCACAGCAGCCCCCACAATAGCAGTCTCACTAATCGGCGTATCTATTACTCTGTCGGGAAACTCCGTGACCAATCCGCCCGTTACTCCAAAGCAGCCGCCAAATTTGCCCACATCTTCGCCCCAAATAAATACGTTAGGATTTCTTTTCATCTCATTGCGCATTCCGTCGCGAATGGCCTCGGCATATGTCATTTCCATCATCGGATCACCCTCTCCTGATTATTTAACCTGCATAAACATCTTTTAAAACGTCTTCGGGATTCGGATTTGGACTTTCTTGCGCAAACTTAATGGCTGCTGCTATTTTTGCTTCAACCTTTGCCTTAATTTCTGCTATATCCTGAGAATAGTTAAGCTCAACCAGTTTTTGCTCTAATCTCGGTATGGGATCTTTCTTAATCCAGGCTTCCTGTTCAGCCGGATTTTTATAGGCACCTGGATCGCCCTCAAAATGGCCGCGCCACCGCCAGGTTTTACACTCAATCAAACTAGGACCGTCGCCTTTTCTTGCCCGTTCAACAGCCGCAGCGGCTGCCTCATAAACTGCCACCACATCATTGCCGTCAACAGTCATACCGGGTATCCCATAAGCGGCGGCACGGTCGGAAACATCCGTTACCCGCATATGGTCCCGCTGATAGTTTGAAATACCATACATATTATTTTCACAAATAAAAACCAGCGGCAGCTTCCAGATTGAAGCCATATTCAAGGCTTCATGAAAAGTACCGCGGTTTGAAGCTCCATCACCGAAAAAGCAAACCGTGACCGCATCGTTTTTCTTATATTTACAGGCAAAGGCAGCCCCGGCGGCAATAGGCTGTCCGGCGCCAACAATACCGTTGGCTCCTAAAATTCCCAGCTCAATATCAGCAATGTGCATGGAACCGCCTTTCCCCTTGCAATAACCGGTGGCTTTGCCGGATAATTCAGCCATCATTAGATCAACATTACCGCCTTTGGCAATCAAATGCCCATGGCCACGGTGTGTACTGGTTATATAGTCTTTAGTTTCTAAACTACCGCAAACGCCGGTAGCAACGGCTTCCTCGCCAAGATACAGATGGACGAACCCCGGCAGTTTGTTATCAGCAAACAACTCCATAGCTTTACTTTCAAACGCCCTTATAGTCAGCATGGTTTCATAAAACCCAAGTAGCTTTTCCTTATTAAGTTCCATGATCTTCCTCCCGCTTTTTAATATTGACCACATACGTTCCTTGGGCCTGTCCTTTTTTCACGGCACATCAATATAGACAGTCAGTGCCGCAACAGCTGCAACAATGTCATCACCCTCCCCGAGTGCCGGCAGATGCAATCCCTTAACCTCAACTCCTCCTAATACAGTTTCTACTGTCACCGTGCCAAACGGCACAATACCTCTGACTTCATCAACATTAACTTTCTCCGGCTGGGGACAGCCGATTTTCACCTCAACCTGCATCTGGTTAGGATCCTGAATTCCAATAATGTCAAACAGCCCGCACAGACAACTTCGCGACATGGCGTCCTTCACTGCTCTTTGCGCCGCTTTTGTAACATTGCCGCCATGTAAATCGGCACCCATACCCATCTCAATAATATAGCGTTTGCGTTTCACCCTATCACCTCTATTCCTCAAGAATATTCTTCGTATGCTGTTAATATTGTGCAATCTAATGCTAAAAAGTATGCACCATTATCCCGCAAAAGATACGTTGAAAATCAGCATGCATAATTTAAGTAAAACTAAATAATTTAATGAGATAATAACTAGAAATATGTAATAAAGAGGTGAAAAAGCATTATGCTGACATTAGGAATAAAACCTGGCAACTACGTTATGATCGGCAAAGACATCATGGTTAAGGTCGTCAAAGGTGACGATAAACATCTAAGGCTGGCAATAAATGCACCGAAATGTATAAATATTGTTCGCGGGGAAGTATACGAAAGCAGCTTAAGGAGTATCCAAGGAGAATAACCAAAAAGAGCTGTCTCAAGCAGGTTTTAACGCCTGTTTGGGGCAGCTCTTTTTCATTAAAATTCTCTGTCGCATTCCATTTACACCGTTCGCGCTACACTCCCGCTGTTTACACATGTGGAGCTATTATCCTTCTGTAAATAATAGCCAATTCCCCGTACCGTCTTCAATTTAGATAAGTTAATCTTTTTGCGCAA
It encodes:
- a CDS encoding FAD-binding oxidoreductase, whose product is MDAQTVEQLKNTFGDRATTEEFELSFYQRDLAPIPGFLAKPLADTQPDIIIRPQSVEEVAWVVKLANERGIAITTRAGGSTVYFNAVCTRKGIILDMNGINSLAAVDANNKVVRVGAGMPWWKLERQLNRLGLAACSYPSSAQSATIGGWLVMMGYGIGSLKYGSVREQVISAQVVLPDGSVRQLDESSDPPVSWLAASEGTLGIVTEVELKVRPYPETQWHGLAAFQNAEQMQDFIEAAAALHSKPFNLHFSDPGCNSLRQRLELASPHTGKVYTVAFDDDGSKAETDEAGLAYKRCLQAAKGRDLGSAEAEQEWQHRFYSLVLKREGPSLLGAEILLPINNLTDYLSKTAAFGSKQRMDFKSYGHIVSEKNVMIMTMFKADERDTIEYLQGLALVKKLHDIGAKFGGMPYGIGLWNTPYLNRCQTAKELDELKRRKQLLDPKNIMNPGKRYGAPLLLKPAFFKAGMDLLAASRCVYRGKAGRNQL
- a CDS encoding carboxymuconolactone decarboxylase family protein, whose protein sequence is MAGDSMELMSELQEGMSLLQEESPELMAAFVHMDQAAYVEGELERKYKELIGVGIALAVRCEYCMNIHVKNALAEGASREEVLEAAAVAVAFGGSPSMAYLSTKIVKALDAFE
- a CDS encoding dihydrolipoamide acetyltransferase family protein, producing the protein MATAVNMPKLGLSMKEGIVGKWLKNEGDSVKKGEDLLEVMTDKISNKIEAPVEGTLLKIIANKKAKLPVGGLLGIIGSAGEDISQIIAANNTVKTTPAAAKTAAGKVAMAASAAVPGAKVKISPAARALAEANEIDYSQLAGSGPEGRIVKEDIEQAITEKSAAKDSRATIEVLPYEGMRQVIGENMANSWKTAPKVTHHVGVDLTAIQTLRATINADVKETEKISVTDIVVKAAARALEVHPKINATLNGDEILILQDINIGVAIAIPDGLVVPVVKNANKKSLAEVSKEIKNFAKSARRNKLDPVEMTGGSFTVTNLGGYGSVDYFTPIINQPESAILGVGRTVRKPVAVADQIVIRPIMGLSLSFDHRVIDGAPAAEFLALLIKLIEQPHKIFI
- a CDS encoding NAD(+)/NADH kinase yields the protein MGHVGIIANPASGKDIRRLVAYGTVVDNLEKVNIVRRLILSLAATGVTKVTYMPEYYGIIAGALANICSRHSPDMEFAAADICVTGTQVDSCNAAEAMANSGVDCIITLGGDGTNRLVAKGCRDVPILPISTGTNNVFPNLIEGTIAGMAAAVIAEGIVAGEPAIKPSKKLVIYKNGQPLDCAIVDAVILKDSFIGSRAVWDVAKIRRILVTRGEPHNIGISSIPGNLVPVGPGEARGADIEIGAGNLQIRAPIAPGLIECVPVQKYRYIGIGEVVELSEACVIALDGEREIEVRPDEKVQIKLTFDGPRVIDAAAALTAAVARGYNIKGN
- a CDS encoding alpha-ketoacid dehydrogenase subunit beta, giving the protein MEMTYAEAIRDGMRNEMKRNPNVFIWGEDVGKFGGCFGVTGGLVTEFPDRVIDTPISETAIVGAAVGAAAAGLRPIAEIMFVDFMGVCMDELFNQAAKMRYMFGGKATIPMVLRTPCGAGMGAAAQHSQSMEAWFTHIPGIKTVMPSTPADAKGLMAAAVRDDNPVVYIEHKQLLGFKGEVPEGEYTVPLGKADIKQAGSDVTIVAWSWMVHKALAAAEALAQEGIAAEVLDPRTLIPLDTESILKSVAKTGKLVIVHEAVKTGGFGGEIAAIVAEEGLDLLDGPIKRVAMPFTPIPFSPVLENSVIPSEEKIIDAVKSLF
- a CDS encoding thiamine pyrophosphate-dependent dehydrogenase E1 component subunit alpha, producing the protein MELNKEKLLGFYETMLTIRAFESKAMELFADNKLPGFVHLYLGEEAVATGVCGSLETKDYITSTHRGHGHLIAKGGNVDLMMAELSGKATGYCKGKGGSMHIADIELGILGANGIVGAGQPIAAGAAFACKYKKNDAVTVCFFGDGASNRGTFHEALNMASIWKLPLVFICENNMYGISNYQRDHMRVTDVSDRAAAYGIPGMTVDGNDVVAVYEAAAAAVERARKGDGPSLIECKTWRWRGHFEGDPGAYKNPAEQEAWIKKDPIPRLEQKLVELNYSQDIAEIKAKVEAKIAAAIKFAQESPNPNPEDVLKDVYAG
- a CDS encoding Lin0512 family protein: MKRKRYIIEMGMGADLHGGNVTKAAQRAVKDAMSRSCLCGLFDIIGIQDPNQMQVEVKIGCPQPEKVNVDEVRGIVPFGTVTVETVLGGVEVKGLHLPALGEGDDIVAAVAALTVYIDVP